In Bacillus methanolicus, the following proteins share a genomic window:
- a CDS encoding CBO0543 family protein, whose protein sequence is MDKTILWVLFIIGIILLIFSLRKPLIKDTILVFLMKAYFSSIFGIVVVEEKMIEYPVRFLSKYFDQSLLFEYFLYPIVCVYFYQTTYQSRISGIIIQCALYSGAIAVIEVLCEKYTDLIRYHKWTGMYSFITVFLLSLFVRIIMQLINKIEKSKV, encoded by the coding sequence ATGGATAAAACTATTTTGTGGGTATTGTTTATAATTGGAATTATTTTATTGATATTCAGTTTAAGGAAACCGTTAATTAAAGATACGATTTTAGTTTTCTTAATGAAAGCCTATTTTTCATCAATTTTTGGCATAGTTGTTGTAGAGGAAAAAATGATTGAATATCCTGTAAGGTTTTTAAGTAAATATTTCGATCAAAGTCTTCTTTTTGAATACTTTTTATATCCAATTGTTTGTGTATACTTTTATCAAACAACTTATCAATCAAGAATTTCAGGCATTATTATACAATGTGCATTGTATTCCGGTGCTATAGCGGTCATTGAGGTTCTTTGCGAAAAATATACAGATTTAATTAGATACCATAAATGGACTGGGATGTACTCGTTTATTACCGTTTTTCTTCTATCATTGTTTGTCCGTATCATTATGCAATTGATTAACAAAATAGAAAAATCAAAGGTATAG